One window from the genome of Amycolatopsis sp. NBC_01480 encodes:
- the fusA gene encoding elongation factor G, with protein sequence MARDVLTDLNKVRNIGIMAHIDAGKTTTTERILFYTGVNYKIGEVHDGAATMDWMEEEQKRGITITSAATTTFWDDNQINIIDTPGHVDFTVEVERNLRVLDGAVAVFDGKEGVEPQSEQVWRQADKYDVPRICFVNKMDKLGADFYYTVKTIVDRLGVRPLVIQLPIGAENDFEGVVDLVRMKALTWRGEVKKGEDYSVEDIPAELAELAAEYREKLVETAAEADDTLMEKFLEGEELTEAEIKSGIRKLTIARQVFPVLAGSAFKNKGVQPMLDAVVDYLPSPLDMPPVEGFLADGETPVTRKPSVDEPFAALAFKIAAHPFFGKLTYIRVYSGKVAAGAQVVNATKERKERIGKIFQMHSNKENPVEEAQVGHIYAVIGLKDTTTGDTLADAQNPVVLESMTFPEPVIRVAIEPKTKADQEKLSLAIQKLAEEDPTFQVKLDEETGQTIIAGMGELHLEVLVNRMKSDYKVEANIGKPQVAYRETIRKTVDKLDYVHKKQTGGSGQFAKVIVKLEPLERTDGALYEFDNKVTGGRVPREYIPSVDAGAQDAMQYGILAGYPLVGLKFTLLDGAYHEVDSSEMAFKVAGSMAMKEAARKASPVILEPMMAVEVTTPEDYMGDVIGDLNSRRGQIQAMEERAGTRVVKALVPLSEMFGYVGDLRSRTQGRANYSMVFDSYAEVPANVAKEIIAKATGE encoded by the coding sequence GTGGCACGTGACGTGCTGACAGACCTGAACAAGGTCCGCAACATCGGGATCATGGCGCACATCGACGCCGGTAAGACCACCACCACCGAGCGGATCCTGTTCTACACCGGGGTCAACTACAAGATCGGTGAAGTCCACGACGGCGCCGCCACCATGGACTGGATGGAGGAGGAGCAGAAGCGGGGCATCACCATCACCTCGGCTGCCACCACCACCTTCTGGGACGACAACCAGATCAACATCATCGACACCCCGGGCCACGTCGACTTCACCGTCGAGGTGGAGCGCAACCTCCGGGTGCTCGACGGCGCGGTCGCGGTCTTCGACGGCAAGGAAGGCGTCGAGCCGCAGTCCGAGCAGGTCTGGCGGCAGGCGGACAAGTACGACGTCCCGCGCATCTGCTTCGTCAACAAGATGGACAAGCTCGGCGCGGACTTCTACTACACCGTGAAGACCATCGTCGACCGCCTCGGCGTCCGGCCGCTGGTCATCCAGCTGCCGATCGGTGCCGAGAACGACTTCGAGGGCGTTGTCGACCTGGTCCGCATGAAGGCGCTGACCTGGCGCGGCGAGGTCAAGAAGGGCGAGGACTACTCGGTCGAGGACATCCCGGCCGAGCTCGCCGAGCTGGCCGCGGAGTACCGCGAGAAGCTCGTCGAGACCGCCGCCGAGGCCGACGACACGCTGATGGAGAAGTTCCTCGAGGGCGAGGAGCTGACGGAGGCCGAGATCAAGTCCGGCATCCGCAAGCTCACCATTGCCCGTCAGGTCTTCCCGGTGCTGGCCGGCTCCGCGTTCAAGAACAAGGGCGTGCAGCCCATGCTCGACGCGGTCGTCGACTACCTGCCGTCGCCGCTGGACATGCCGCCGGTCGAGGGCTTCCTCGCCGACGGCGAGACCCCGGTCACCCGCAAGCCCTCGGTGGACGAGCCGTTCGCCGCGCTCGCCTTCAAGATCGCGGCGCACCCGTTCTTCGGCAAGCTGACCTACATCCGGGTGTACTCGGGCAAGGTCGCGGCCGGCGCGCAGGTCGTCAACGCGACGAAGGAGCGCAAGGAGCGCATCGGGAAGATCTTCCAGATGCACTCCAACAAGGAGAACCCGGTCGAAGAGGCCCAGGTGGGCCACATCTACGCGGTCATCGGCCTGAAGGACACCACCACCGGTGACACCCTGGCCGACGCGCAGAACCCGGTCGTGCTGGAGTCGATGACGTTCCCCGAGCCGGTCATCCGGGTCGCGATCGAGCCGAAGACGAAGGCCGACCAGGAGAAGCTCTCCCTGGCGATCCAGAAGCTGGCCGAAGAGGACCCCACGTTCCAGGTGAAGCTGGACGAGGAGACCGGTCAGACGATCATCGCCGGCATGGGCGAGCTGCACCTCGAGGTGCTCGTCAACCGGATGAAGTCCGACTACAAGGTCGAGGCGAACATCGGTAAGCCGCAGGTGGCCTACCGCGAGACCATCCGCAAGACGGTGGACAAGCTCGACTACGTCCACAAGAAGCAGACCGGTGGCTCCGGCCAGTTCGCGAAGGTCATCGTGAAGCTGGAGCCGCTCGAGCGCACCGACGGTGCTCTCTACGAGTTCGACAACAAGGTCACCGGTGGCCGCGTGCCGCGGGAGTACATCCCGTCGGTCGACGCGGGCGCGCAGGACGCCATGCAGTACGGCATCCTGGCCGGCTACCCGCTCGTCGGGTTGAAGTTCACCTTGTTGGATGGTGCGTACCACGAGGTCGACTCTTCGGAAATGGCCTTCAAGGTCGCCGGTTCGATGGCGATGAAGGAAGCCGCGAGGAAGGCCAGCCCGGTCATCCTCGAGCCGATGATGGCCGTCGAGGTCACGACGCCCGAGGACTACATGGGCGACGTGATCGGCGACCTCAACTCCCGCCGTGGCCAGATCCAGGCCATGGAGGAGCGCGCCGGTACCCGTGTCGTCAAGGCACTGGTCCCGCTGTCGGAGATGTTCGGTTACGTGGGCGACCTGCGGTCTCGCACCCAGGGTCGTGCGAACTACTCCATGGTGTTCGACTCCTACGCCGAGGTTCCCGCGAACGTCGCGAAGGAAATCATCGCGAAGGCGACGGGGGAGTAG
- the tuf gene encoding elongation factor Tu has translation MAKAKFERSKPHVNIGTIGHVDHGKTTLTAAITKVLHDKYPELNESRAFDQIDNAPEERQRGITINISHVEYQTEKRHYAHVDAPGHADYIKNMITGAAQMDGAILVVAATDGPMPQTREHVLLARQVGVPYIVVALNKADMVDDEEILELVELEVRELLSSQEFPGDDAPVVRVSGLKALEGDEKWAEAVLELMTAVDDNVPDPVRELEKPFLMPIEDVFTITGRGTVVTGRVERGVVNVNEEVEIVGIKEKSQKTTVTGVEMFRKLLDSGQAGDNVGLLLRGIKREDVERGQVVVKPGTTTPHTSFEGRVYILSKDEGGRHTPFFNNYRPQFYFRTTDVTGVVTLPEGTEMVMPGDNTDISVELIQPVAMDENLRFAIREGGRTVGAGQVTKINK, from the coding sequence GTGGCGAAGGCGAAGTTCGAGCGGAGCAAGCCGCACGTCAACATCGGGACCATCGGTCACGTTGACCACGGTAAGACGACTCTGACCGCGGCGATCACCAAGGTTCTGCACGACAAGTACCCGGAGCTCAACGAGTCGCGTGCGTTCGACCAGATCGACAACGCGCCCGAAGAGCGCCAGCGCGGTATTACGATCAACATCTCGCACGTCGAGTACCAGACCGAGAAGCGTCACTACGCGCACGTGGACGCTCCCGGCCACGCGGACTACATCAAGAACATGATCACCGGTGCCGCTCAGATGGACGGCGCGATCCTCGTGGTCGCGGCGACCGACGGCCCGATGCCGCAGACCCGTGAGCACGTGCTGCTCGCCCGCCAGGTCGGCGTGCCCTACATCGTGGTCGCGCTGAACAAGGCCGACATGGTCGACGACGAGGAGATCCTCGAGCTCGTCGAGCTGGAGGTCCGCGAGCTGCTGTCCTCGCAGGAGTTCCCGGGCGACGACGCGCCGGTCGTGCGCGTGTCCGGCCTCAAGGCCCTCGAGGGCGACGAGAAGTGGGCCGAGGCCGTTCTCGAGCTCATGACCGCCGTCGACGACAACGTGCCGGACCCGGTGCGTGAGCTCGAGAAGCCGTTCCTGATGCCGATCGAGGACGTCTTCACGATCACCGGCCGCGGCACCGTGGTGACCGGCCGTGTCGAGCGTGGCGTGGTCAACGTCAACGAAGAGGTCGAGATCGTCGGCATCAAGGAGAAGTCGCAGAAGACGACTGTCACCGGTGTCGAGATGTTCCGCAAGCTGCTCGACTCGGGCCAGGCGGGCGACAACGTCGGCCTCCTGCTGCGCGGCATCAAGCGCGAGGACGTCGAGCGTGGCCAGGTCGTCGTGAAGCCGGGCACCACCACCCCGCACACGAGCTTCGAGGGCCGGGTCTACATCCTGTCGAAGGACGAGGGCGGCCGTCACACCCCGTTCTTCAACAACTACCGCCCGCAGTTCTACTTCCGCACCACGGACGTGACCGGCGTCGTGACCCTCCCCGAGGGCACGGAGATGGTCATGCCGGGCGACAACACCGACATCTCGGTGGAGCTGATCCAGCCGGTCGCCATGGACGAGAACCTGCGGTTCGCCATCCGTGAGGGTGGCCGGACCGTCGGCGCGGGCCAGGTCACCAAGATCAACAAGTGA
- the rpsJ gene encoding 30S ribosomal protein S10 has translation MAGQKIRIRLKAYDHEAIDTSARKIVETVTRTGARVVGPVPLPTEKNVYCVIRSPHKYKDSREHFEMRTHKRLIDILDPTPKTVDALMRIDLPASVDVNIQ, from the coding sequence ATGGCGGGACAGAAGATCCGCATCCGGCTCAAGGCCTACGACCACGAGGCGATCGACACCTCGGCGCGCAAGATCGTGGAGACGGTCACGCGCACCGGCGCCCGTGTTGTCGGGCCGGTGCCGCTGCCCACCGAGAAGAACGTTTACTGCGTCATCCGCTCGCCGCACAAGTACAAGGACTCGCGCGAGCACTTCGAGATGCGCACGCACAAGCGTCTGATCGACATCCTCGACCCGACGCCGAAGACGGTCGACGCGCTCATGCGCATCGACCTGCCGGCGAGCGTCGACGTCAACATCCAGTAA
- the rplC gene encoding 50S ribosomal protein L3 — protein sequence MSDRQMKGILGTKLGMTQVFDEQNRIVPVTVVKAGPNVVTQVRTHDKDGYGAVQLAFGAVDPRRVNKPRTGHFDKAGVTPRRFLAELRTTDAETYEVGQEITAEVFAAGVEVDVTGTSKGKGYAGVMKRHGFKGQGASHGAQAVHRKPGSIGGCATPGRVFKGLRMAGRMGNDRVTTQNLTVHAVRAEDGLLLIKGAVPGPKGGLLFVRSAAKGGITE from the coding sequence ATGTCTGACAGGCAGATGAAGGGCATCCTGGGCACCAAGCTCGGCATGACCCAGGTCTTCGACGAGCAGAACCGGATCGTTCCGGTCACCGTCGTGAAGGCCGGCCCGAACGTGGTGACCCAGGTTCGGACCCATGACAAGGACGGCTACGGGGCCGTGCAGCTGGCGTTCGGCGCGGTCGACCCGCGCCGGGTGAACAAGCCGCGCACCGGCCACTTCGACAAGGCGGGCGTGACCCCCCGACGGTTCCTCGCGGAGCTGCGTACCACCGACGCTGAGACCTACGAGGTCGGCCAGGAGATCACCGCCGAGGTGTTCGCCGCCGGCGTCGAGGTCGACGTCACCGGTACCAGCAAGGGCAAGGGCTACGCGGGTGTCATGAAGCGCCACGGCTTCAAGGGCCAGGGCGCGAGCCACGGTGCCCAGGCCGTGCACCGCAAGCCGGGCTCCATCGGTGGCTGTGCCACCCCCGGCCGCGTCTTCAAGGGCCTGCGCATGGCGGGCCGGATGGGCAACGACCGGGTCACCACGCAGAACCTGACCGTGCACGCCGTGCGTGCCGAGGACGGCCTGCTGCTGATCAAGGGCGCGGTGCCCGGTCCCAAGGGCGGCCTGCTGTTCGTTCGCAGCGCCGCGAAGGGTGGTATCACCGAATGA
- the rplD gene encoding 50S ribosomal protein L4, with protein sequence MTNVELKTPAGKADGTVELPEEIFDVQANVALMHQVVVAQLAAARQGTHDTKTRGEVSGGGKKPYRQKGTGRARQGSTRAPQFNGGGVVHGPTPRDYSQRTPKKMKAAALRGALSDRARAGQLHVVTELVGGEKPSTKAAKNAIAAVTQAKRVLVVLHRDDELSWVSLRNLEQVHLIWADQLNTYDVLVNDDVVFTKAAYDAFVAGPVRGKGAKATARSSEVSEGSDEQ encoded by the coding sequence ATGACGAACGTCGAGCTGAAGACCCCGGCCGGTAAAGCCGACGGCACCGTGGAGCTCCCCGAGGAGATCTTCGATGTGCAGGCCAACGTCGCGCTGATGCACCAGGTGGTGGTGGCCCAGCTGGCCGCCGCGCGCCAGGGCACGCACGACACGAAGACCCGTGGTGAGGTCTCCGGTGGCGGCAAGAAGCCGTACCGGCAGAAGGGCACCGGTCGCGCCCGTCAGGGTTCGACCCGCGCGCCGCAGTTCAACGGCGGTGGCGTCGTCCACGGCCCCACGCCGCGCGACTACTCGCAGCGCACCCCGAAGAAGATGAAGGCCGCCGCCCTCCGCGGTGCCCTCTCGGACCGGGCGCGCGCCGGGCAGCTGCACGTGGTGACCGAGCTGGTCGGTGGCGAGAAGCCCTCGACCAAGGCCGCCAAGAACGCCATCGCCGCGGTGACGCAGGCGAAGCGCGTTCTCGTGGTGCTGCACCGCGACGACGAGCTCAGCTGGGTTTCCCTGCGGAACCTGGAGCAGGTCCACCTGATCTGGGCGGACCAGCTCAACACCTACGACGTGCTGGTCAACGACGACGTCGTGTTCACCAAGGCCGCGTACGACGCGTTCGTCGCCGGCCCCGTCCGGGGCAAGGGCGCGAAGGCGACCGCACGGTCGAGCGAGGTTTCGGAAGGGAGTGACGAGCAGTGA
- the rplW gene encoding 50S ribosomal protein L23: MSSVAIADPRDILLAPVISEKSYGLLEDHKYTFIVRPDANKTQIKIAVEKVFGVKVVSVNTANRQGKRKRTRAGFGKRKDTKRAIVTLSPESKAIEIFGGPTA, encoded by the coding sequence GTGAGTTCGGTCGCCATTGCCGACCCCCGCGACATCTTGCTCGCGCCGGTCATCTCCGAGAAGTCCTACGGGCTGCTCGAGGACCACAAGTACACGTTCATCGTCCGTCCGGACGCCAACAAGACCCAGATCAAGATCGCGGTCGAGAAGGTGTTCGGCGTCAAGGTGGTCAGCGTCAACACGGCCAACCGTCAGGGCAAGCGGAAGCGGACTCGCGCAGGCTTCGGCAAGCGCAAGGACACCAAGCGCGCCATCGTGACTCTTTCGCCTGAGAGCAAGGCGATCGAGATCTTCGGCGGACCCACCGCGTAA
- the rplB gene encoding 50S ribosomal protein L2, which translates to MGIRKYKPTTPGRRGSSVSDFAEITRSTPEKSLLRPLSGSGGRNSSGKITTRHKGGGHKRAYRVIDFRRNDKDGVPAKVAHIEYDPNRTARIALLHYADGEKRYIIAPEKLKQGDTVENGPRADIKPGNNLPLRNIPVGTVVHAIELRPGGGAKMARSAGAKVQLVAKDGPYAQLRLPSGEIRNVDVRNRATIGEVGNADHANINWGKAGRNRWRGKRPTVRGVVMNPVDHPHGGGEGKTSGGRHPVNPNGKPEGRTRRRKASDSMIVRRRRTGKNKR; encoded by the coding sequence ATGGGCATCCGCAAGTACAAGCCGACGACCCCGGGTCGTCGCGGTTCCAGCGTCTCGGACTTCGCCGAGATCACCCGGTCCACGCCGGAGAAGTCGCTGCTGCGTCCGCTGAGCGGCTCGGGCGGCCGTAACTCGTCCGGCAAGATCACCACCCGGCACAAGGGTGGCGGCCACAAGCGCGCTTACCGCGTCATCGACTTCCGTCGCAATGACAAGGACGGCGTGCCGGCCAAGGTCGCGCACATCGAGTACGACCCCAACCGCACCGCGCGCATCGCGCTCCTGCACTACGCCGACGGCGAGAAGCGCTACATCATCGCGCCGGAGAAGCTGAAGCAGGGCGACACCGTCGAGAACGGCCCGCGCGCCGACATCAAGCCGGGCAACAACCTGCCGCTGCGCAACATCCCGGTCGGCACCGTGGTGCACGCGATCGAGCTCCGCCCCGGTGGCGGCGCGAAGATGGCGCGCTCCGCCGGCGCCAAGGTGCAGCTGGTGGCCAAGGACGGGCCTTACGCCCAGCTCCGGCTGCCGTCGGGCGAGATCCGCAACGTCGACGTGCGCAACCGCGCCACGATCGGCGAGGTGGGCAACGCCGACCACGCCAACATCAACTGGGGCAAGGCCGGGCGTAACCGCTGGCGCGGCAAGCGCCCCACCGTCCGTGGTGTCGTGATGAACCCGGTCGACCACCCGCACGGTGGCGGTGAGGGCAAGACCTCCGGTGGTCGCCACCCGGTCAACCCGAACGGCAAGCCCGAGGGTCGCACCCGTCGCCGCAAGGCGAGTGACTCGATGATCGTCCGCCGCCGGCGTACCGGCAAGAACAAGCGCTGA
- the rpsS gene encoding 30S ribosomal protein S19: MPRSLKKGPFVDDHLLKKVDALNEANKKTVIKTWSRRSTIIPDFLGHTIAVHDGRKHVPVFVTEAMVGHKLGEFAPTRTFKGHIKDDRKSRRR; encoded by the coding sequence ATGCCACGCAGCCTTAAGAAGGGCCCCTTCGTGGACGACCACCTGCTCAAGAAGGTGGACGCGCTCAACGAGGCCAACAAGAAGACCGTGATCAAGACCTGGTCGCGTCGCTCCACGATCATCCCGGACTTCCTGGGACACACGATCGCGGTGCACGACGGCCGCAAGCACGTGCCGGTCTTCGTCACCGAGGCCATGGTGGGTCACAAGCTGGGCGAGTTCGCCCCGACGCGGACCTTCAAGGGCCACATCAAGGACGACCGCAAGTCGCGCCGCCGCTGA
- the rplV gene encoding 50S ribosomal protein L22, with the protein MNAQNDATVEALPTAYARARFVRDSPTKVRRVIELIKGRSAADALAVLRFAPQAASEPVAKVLASAVANAENNLQLDPETLWIKNAYADEGPTLKRIRPRAQGRAYRIRKRTSHITVEVESRPKADVKKAQSKKKAGGR; encoded by the coding sequence ATGAACGCCCAGAACGACGCGACGGTCGAGGCTCTGCCTACGGCTTACGCGCGGGCTCGCTTCGTCCGGGACTCGCCGACCAAGGTGCGCCGGGTGATCGAGCTCATCAAGGGACGTAGCGCCGCCGACGCCTTGGCCGTGCTCCGGTTCGCCCCCCAGGCGGCCAGCGAGCCGGTCGCGAAGGTGCTCGCCAGTGCCGTGGCCAATGCCGAGAACAATCTTCAGCTTGACCCGGAGACGCTCTGGATCAAGAACGCGTACGCCGACGAGGGCCCGACCCTCAAGCGCATCCGGCCGCGGGCCCAGGGCCGTGCGTACCGGATCCGCAAGCGGACCAGCCACATCACCGTCGAGGTGGAGTCGCGGCCGAAGGCCGACGTGAAGAAGGCGCAGAGCAAGAAGAAGGCAGGTGGCCGGTAG
- the rpsC gene encoding 30S ribosomal protein S3 codes for MGQKINPHGFRLGITTDWKSRWYADKQYAEYVAEDVKIRKLLSTGMERAGISKVEIERTRDRVRVDIHTARPGIVIGRRGAEADRIRGALEKLTAKQVQLNILEVKNPEADAQLVAQGVAEQLSNRVAFRRAMRKAIQTSMRSPQVKGIRVQCGGRLGGAEMSRSEHYRDGRVPLHTLRADIDYGFFEAKTTFGRIGVKVWIYKGELVGGLKAREARDAAAAAERAPRRDRGDRPSRPRRSGASGTTATSTEAARAAAREAETTAAAAKSDAATEAAPAAETAEKTEG; via the coding sequence GTGGGCCAGAAGATCAACCCGCACGGCTTCCGCCTGGGTATCACCACGGACTGGAAGTCGCGTTGGTACGCCGACAAGCAGTACGCGGAGTACGTGGCCGAGGACGTCAAGATCCGGAAGCTGCTCTCCACCGGCATGGAGCGCGCCGGCATCTCCAAGGTCGAGATCGAGCGCACCCGTGACCGGGTCCGCGTCGACATCCACACCGCCCGGCCGGGCATCGTCATCGGCCGCCGCGGCGCGGAGGCCGACCGGATCCGCGGCGCGCTGGAGAAGCTGACCGCCAAGCAGGTGCAGCTGAACATCCTCGAGGTCAAGAACCCCGAGGCCGACGCCCAGCTCGTTGCGCAGGGTGTCGCGGAGCAGCTGTCCAACCGCGTGGCGTTCCGCCGCGCGATGCGCAAGGCGATCCAGACCTCCATGCGCTCGCCGCAGGTCAAGGGCATTCGCGTGCAGTGCGGCGGTCGTCTCGGCGGTGCCGAGATGTCCCGTTCCGAGCACTACCGCGACGGCCGGGTCCCGCTGCACACGCTGCGCGCCGACATCGACTACGGCTTCTTCGAGGCCAAGACGACGTTCGGCCGCATCGGCGTGAAGGTGTGGATCTACAAGGGGGAGCTGGTCGGTGGCCTCAAGGCCCGCGAGGCGCGCGACGCCGCCGCGGCTGCCGAGCGGGCCCCCCGCCGCGACCGCGGTGACCGTCCGTCCCGCCCGCGTCGTTCCGGCGCGTCGGGCACGACGGCGACCTCGACCGAAGCCGCCCGGGCCGCTGCCCGGGAGGCGGAGACCACCGCCGCTGCTGCCAAGAGCGACGCCGCGACCGAGGCGGCCCCGGCTGCCGAGACCGCAGAAAAGACGGAGGGCTGA
- the rplP gene encoding 50S ribosomal protein L16 yields the protein MLIPRRVKHRKQHSPKRHGAAKGGTKVSFGEFGIQALEHSYVTNRQIESARIAMTRHIKRGGKVWTTIYPDRPLTKKPAETRMGSGKGSPEWWIANVKPGRVMFEISFPNEETAREALRRAIHKLPMKCRIVTREGGEF from the coding sequence GTGCTCATCCCGCGCAGGGTCAAGCACCGGAAGCAGCACTCCCCGAAGCGCCACGGCGCCGCCAAGGGCGGTACGAAGGTCAGCTTCGGCGAGTTCGGCATCCAGGCGCTTGAGCACAGCTACGTGACGAACCGGCAGATCGAGTCCGCTCGTATCGCCATGACCCGTCACATCAAGCGTGGTGGCAAGGTGTGGACGACCATCTACCCGGACCGCCCGCTGACCAAGAAGCCGGCGGAGACCCGCATGGGTTCCGGTAAGGGTTCGCCCGAGTGGTGGATCGCCAACGTGAAGCCGGGCCGCGTGATGTTCGAGATCAGCTTCCCGAACGAGGAGACCGCCCGCGAGGCGCTCCGTCGCGCGATCCACAAGCTGCCCATGAAGTGCCGCATCGTGACCCGTGAAGGTGGTGAGTTCTGA
- the rpmC gene encoding 50S ribosomal protein L29 has protein sequence MANGAAQASELRELTAEELVLRLKEFKEELFNLRFQMATGQLDNNRRLRTVRTDIARIYTVMRERELGLSVAPDAESEGAA, from the coding sequence ATGGCTAACGGAGCCGCTCAGGCATCGGAGCTTCGTGAGCTCACCGCGGAAGAGCTCGTGCTGCGTCTGAAGGAGTTCAAGGAGGAGCTGTTCAACCTCCGCTTCCAGATGGCGACCGGGCAGCTGGACAACAACCGTCGGCTGCGCACCGTCCGCACGGACATCGCGCGGATCTACACGGTCATGCGCGAGCGTGAACTCGGCCTGTCCGTCGCGCCCGACGCCGAGAGTGAAGGTGCCGCATGA
- the rpsQ gene encoding 30S ribosomal protein S17, whose product MSEPTTEKTVRNDRKVREGYVVSDKMDKTIVVELEDRKKHPRYSKVLRSTTKVKVHDENNEAGVGDRVTLMETRPLSAAKRWRLVQVVEKAK is encoded by the coding sequence ATGAGCGAGCCGACGACCGAGAAGACCGTCCGCAACGACCGCAAGGTCCGCGAGGGCTACGTCGTCTCGGACAAGATGGACAAGACGATCGTGGTCGAGCTCGAGGACCGCAAGAAGCACCCGCGTTACTCGAAGGTTCTCCGCAGCACCACCAAGGTCAAGGTGCACGACGAGAACAACGAGGCGGGCGTCGGCGACCGGGTCACCCTGATGGAGACCCGTCCGCTGTCGGCCGCGAAGCGCTGGCGCCTCGTGCAGGTCGTTGAGAAGGCCAAGTAA
- the rplN gene encoding 50S ribosomal protein L14, with amino-acid sequence MIQQESRLRVADNTGAKEILCIRVLGGSGRRYAGIGDIIVATVKDAIPAAGVKKGDVVKAVIVRTVKERRRPDGSYIRFDENAAVLIKSDNEPRGTRIFGPVGRELRDRKFMKIISLAPEVL; translated from the coding sequence GTGATCCAGCAGGAGTCGCGGCTACGAGTCGCCGACAACACCGGTGCGAAGGAGATCCTTTGCATCCGGGTGCTCGGCGGTTCCGGGCGGCGCTACGCGGGCATCGGCGACATCATCGTCGCCACCGTGAAGGACGCCATCCCGGCTGCCGGGGTGAAGAAGGGCGATGTCGTCAAGGCGGTCATCGTCCGCACGGTCAAGGAGCGGCGTCGTCCGGACGGCTCCTACATCCGCTTCGACGAGAACGCCGCTGTCCTCATCAAGAGCGACAACGAGCCCCGGGGCACTCGCATCTTCGGCCCGGTGGGCCGCGAGCTGCGCGACCGAAAGTTCATGAAGATCATTTCGCTCGCGCCGGAGGTGTTGTAG
- the rplX gene encoding 50S ribosomal protein L24 — protein MKVKKGDTVVVIAGKDKGAKGKVIQAYPERERVLVEGVNRIKKHTRITQTQRGAQSGGIVTQEAPIHVSNVMVVDSDGKPARVGYRFGEDGKKVRVSRRNGKDI, from the coding sequence ATGAAGGTGAAGAAGGGCGACACGGTCGTCGTCATCGCCGGCAAGGACAAGGGCGCCAAGGGCAAGGTCATCCAGGCCTACCCCGAGCGTGAGCGTGTGCTGGTCGAGGGCGTGAACCGGATCAAGAAGCACACTCGGATCACCCAGACCCAGCGTGGTGCGCAGTCCGGTGGCATCGTCACCCAGGAAGCGCCCATCCACGTGTCGAACGTGATGGTCGTGGACTCGGACGGCAAGCCGGCCCGTGTGGGCTACCGCTTCGGCGAGGACGGCAAGAAGGTCCGGGTCTCGCGCCGGAACGGTAAGGACATCTGA
- the rplE gene encoding 50S ribosomal protein L5 has translation MTTAEKMVPRLKTRYREEIKGELQKEFTIANVHQIPGVVKVVVNMGVGDAARDSKLIDGAVRDLAAITGQKPEVRKARKSIAQFKLREGQPIGARVTLRGDRMWEFLDRLLTIALPRIRDFRGLSGKQFDGNGNYTFGLNEQSMFHEINPDDIDRPRGMDVTVVTTATTDDEGRALLRKLGFPFKEN, from the coding sequence ATGACCACCGCAGAGAAGATGGTTCCGCGTCTGAAGACCCGGTACCGCGAAGAGATCAAGGGCGAGCTCCAGAAGGAGTTCACCATCGCCAACGTGCACCAGATTCCCGGCGTCGTGAAGGTCGTCGTGAACATGGGTGTCGGCGACGCCGCCCGCGACAGCAAGCTGATCGACGGCGCGGTCCGTGACCTCGCCGCGATCACCGGCCAGAAGCCCGAGGTCCGCAAGGCCCGCAAGTCCATCGCGCAGTTCAAGCTGCGTGAGGGCCAGCCGATCGGTGCGCGCGTCACGCTGCGCGGCGACCGGATGTGGGAGTTCCTCGACCGGCTGCTGACCATCGCGCTCCCGCGTATCCGCGACTTCCGCGGCCTCTCGGGCAAGCAGTTCGACGGCAACGGCAACTACACGTTCGGTCTCAACGAGCAGTCGATGTTCCACGAGATCAACCCCGACGACATCGACCGCCCCCGCGGCATGGACGTCACCGTCGTCACCACCGCCACCACCGACGACGAGGGCCGGGCGCTGCTGCGCAAGCTCGGCTTCCCGTTCAAGGAGAACTGA
- a CDS encoding type Z 30S ribosomal protein S14: protein MAKKALVHKASKKPKFAVRGYTRCQRCGRPHSVYRKFGLCRICLREMAHAGELPGVHKSSW from the coding sequence ATGGCCAAGAAAGCGCTAGTCCACAAGGCCTCGAAGAAGCCGAAGTTCGCGGTGCGCGGCTACACCCGCTGCCAGCGATGCGGCCGGCCGCACTCGGTGTATCGCAAGTTCGGGCTCTGCCGGATCTGCCTCCGGGAGATGGCGCACGCGGGCGAACTGCCCGGCGTCCACAAGTCCAGCTGGTAA